The Vicia villosa cultivar HV-30 ecotype Madison, WI unplaced genomic scaffold, Vvil1.0 ctg.000205F_1_1, whole genome shotgun sequence genome has a segment encoding these proteins:
- the LOC131625319 gene encoding uncharacterized protein LOC131625319, which translates to MEFIAPKLVDGEIEIEIEEKDIESELIYWDSALILYVLGGEVSLNMLKHYMERMWNFVQLPEMVYHEEGYFILKFRTQSDKEEVLMKGPYTLRNMPLMLQDWRPGFSLKEDMLRSLPIWIKLPLLPLHLWGVRSLNKIGSALGNPLVTDECTASKARVSYARILVEVDVTQEMRNSINIKDAEGRKLVQPVEYEWKPLFCGKCQKFGHNCKEKVVKKWQPKIPPTEVKLDPVPVVKETPKIATPEVITTEVIRPIEVRIEDSGKEWETVLNGRDGVKRSIHKQVITNCWNGFDALGDLNNPLVYQDYAS; encoded by the coding sequence ATGGAGTTCATAGCACCTAAGTTGGTGGATGGAGAAATTGAGATTGAAATTGAGGAGAAAGATATTGAATCTGAATTGATCTACTGGGATTCGGCTCTGATTCTGTATGTACTTGGGGGCGAAGTTAGTTTAAACATGCTGAAGCATTACATGGAAAGGATGTGGAATTTTGTACAACTCCCAGAAATGGTGTATCATGAGGAAGGCTACTTCATTCTGAAATTTAGAACTCAGAGCGATAAGGAGGAAGTGCTAATGAAAGGCCCATACACTCTACGAAATATGCCTCTTATGCTTCAAGATTGGAGGCCAGGTTTTAGCTTGAAAGAAGATATGCTTCGTTCACTACCAATCTGGATAAAGTTGCCACTCTTGCCATTGCATCTTTGGGGAGTTAGAAGTTTAAACAAGATTGGTAGCGCTCTGGGCAATCCGCTGGTAACAGATGAATGCACTGCGAGCAAGGCCCGAGTCTCATATGCCCGCATTCTCGTGGAGGTGGATGTTACGCAGGAAATGAGAAACTCTATTAACATCAAGGATGCTGAAGGCAGGAAACTGGTACAACCGGTTGAGTACGAATGGAAACCACTTTTCTGTGGAAAGTGCCAAAAGTTTGGTCACAACTGCAAGGAAAAAGTGGTAAAGAAATGGCAGCCTAAGATTCCACCAACTGAAGTGAAGCTGGATCCTGTACCTGTAGTAAAGGAGACTCCCAAGATTGCTACTCCGGAGGTTATTACTACTGAGGTTATTAGACCTATAGAGGTCAGAATTGAAGACTCAGGAAAAGAATGGGAAACTGTGTTAAATGGAAGAGATGGGGTTAAGAGGAGCATACACAAACAGGTGATTACCAATTGTTGGAATGGGTTTGATGCATTAGGGGACTTGAATAATCCCCTAGTGTATCAGGATTATGCCTCATGA